aGGTGTTTATCAACAGCAACAAacacaactacatgtattatgGCTAAGTACTTCCTTTTTACCTGGTGAGTAATCCTTCATAATTTTCCATTATCACAACATTAAAGTTCTGTATATTACATGTGCATCCCAACAATTTGGGCTAATGGGCATCAACAGGTTTAAAGTACAGGTCACTCATCACAAAACCATTATTAACGCTAAACTTAAACTGTAGGTCTGATTATGCCTAAAAACGatccttaggcctaaggttagccgatttgaaggttttgggttgctttagtaggtaaaacaatgacctgtggtgagtgacctgtgttttaaaccGGCTGAATGGGTGTAGTTGCACACACGTGTGATAAATTCATCTTACCCATAATCAACTTTCATGTGTTGCCCATTGAAGAAGAACACGGTGGCGGGTATCAGAGAAATGTCAAAGTACCGCGTGTAAACTGATACTGCATCAACATCCACAATGTAAATATCAGCCATGCGAGACACATCATGACATGCCTTGGCAAGCTATTTTGTCAAGGTAAAAGAGGACATTGTAAAATCAAGTTCAGATAAGTATCTTACGCCTCAAATCATGAACGTGATATCAGGAAAGGAAGGTACATGTATtgtataaaaattaattatctgGTATTCTTCTCACATGAAGCTAGAATGTTAACACCATTTTCAAGGCAAAATTGAACTGGATTGTGAACTGCATAGCAAAATGAAGGCACAGTGAGTCGCTAGAATAATTATGTCATGATGTTAGTCAATAAGTGGTagattaaggacagtgcctactaattcaaaggtataaAGCAATGCACAGGAATCTtttacaaattgaagcttaattatccctgaataatgcatggttacccccaattattctttttggatgccaagagcACTAACTAAGTTATACTATCTTTCTCTgcacagttttaaaaaaagtgcaaaaatataaaatatcaGTATATACAgctataggtggttttcatgtTGTATCAtagtggccatgttggtggacaaaaacaaaagatctctcattagctccttttgttaaTCCACCAGAAATTGtacattgttatctgtgtctctagagatcgGTTGCAAACCATTGATAGTAAACTAATATCCAAGACAAGCTCATAGAATACATGTGGTATGagtaatcaaatggtgatgaGTGTAataagggaataatttcacacatgttttgtccaaaatcaaattatTTCCTGAGCATCTAGGCAAGGGAAATTATTTGagtttggacaaaacacaagtgaaattattctttaatttcatgagtacatgtatatgatttgattagctattatatcatgggtgacaaattatgtTCATAATATAAgatgccattttggcactgtaggaaaagttgccacaGCAACATAGTAagttcacatgtgaaattataaattaacgctgaaattttgcgctaaaattaaggagtaatatGTCACCCATGTTAGAGCCAGTTTCAATCAAGTATCgtataaccaaaaccaaagtaattactttggccaatcaaaaaggacagagacaatccagtacaccaatcaaaactcgaagtaattacgcatagctgacacaaagcgtgggaaattGTGCAcatgcgagccacgattggttttggtttcacttctgattggttgaaaaagtgatgcgagaactttaaaccaatcactgagtcaagtaatgcaaaaccaaagcaatttgctaattgctttcgacactcaattgaaaaccgctctattttgataatgatatgatgatattattattattattattattattattattattgtctatTATACTCGCTGATTATTTCGTTCATTTTTTGTTCATTACGTTTGCGGTAGAAGGCCGCCTTCCTCACGGTTTAAAGGAGTTAGGGATGATTGATGCTCTTTCAAACGTGTACTAAAGTAACATCTTCAGAATCACGCATAGCATAGCATAAAATTTGTCAAGGATACTTGGCTTGTAACAGTTTCTTACAATATCATCCAATTGCTGACAGACTGTGTCATTTTCCCGTCCGAATCGAAGTACTAGGACCTTGTCCTCGCAAGTCTTGATTGCATTATCCACCTCCTTCTTCGTGTTCAACTTGTTTAACACATAACTCATCGTGTCAAATGAGTATGGCTGACACTTGAAAGGAATTTCAGACAGTCGAGGAGGAATGGATCGAGGCAACAAGGAACGCCTTGGGAAAAACAATGAACACCTACTGTATCACTCCACCGATAAATTTTAGTTCTTTCATTATCTAGTTATTTTACTGTAAAAAGTAACAGGTCGACATGTTAGCTACTTTCCAGTGTGTATATTTTTTCCTCCAGGAGGTGTTGAACGTACTATTGTCCGTTTACACCGATAAAAATCAAGCGAACGAATTCGATGATGACTGGTTAGATCATGGCGCTCGCGTGAAAGATGCAGAAGGTAGGTACATTGATTCAGCCTCGAGATGTACTATGAGCAAAAGGCTCGTTTGAAAAAGAAGACATAATGTACATTATAAGATTGGAAAGGTGCTAAATGAGATCAGGCAATTAATACAATCTTAACCATTATAAAAGTAGAAAGAAAATGTGAAACCTACAAAAGCAACAACATAAATCTCAGTGGAGTAATGTGAATTAAGGTACTGCTGTGCACAAAAAATAACAGTTGTTCACATACATAACATTAACCACTTGTAAGTTGTGACATTATATAATTTTTGATcgggtgtctcgaaaacaaAGAACTTAAGATCCTGAAAACTCGGTAATGAATAAAGtaccccaaaaccctcaatttggctaatgTGCCAGTTAACTCGAGACTTGCTGAAGGTTCGATTTGATGAGCACATAACTCTAGGCTTACATGtagttaggcctagggttagccaaattgagggttttcaGGGGTACTTAATTCGTTTCCGAGTTTTGCAGTTTTCAGGGTCTTAGGGTCTTCATTTTTGAGACACCCTTTTTGATTTGTAACATGAGGACCCATCATAGTAAATGATCTACATACATgcatgtatatatgtatgagACCATTTATTGTTCCTTGTTGAATGAACTATCCAGAGGTTGCTCCTTCTAAAATTATTGCTACTTTGCTGATTATTTGGAAAAATTCAGATGTCAATACAGTCTAAACATTAATTTACACTACAGTCATGCAGTTGCATGTACttcagaattaaaaaaaaaagtgtactCACATgtatgtatattcatgtattctGAGCAGACATGAAATTGAAAACCTCCTTCATGGTTGTGCAGTTGTATGCCAAAGTAAACACCCTGTCTGTGACACACAGATTGACACACTGACGGTGTTacttaaaggaaaggaactttattgaagtgtctagtcttctagcgctggagtgctaattggggacattgtaaactgaaatcaacacataatttaacgcaaatcaaatcaaatcaaatcaaacgtctcggagcagagtagagattACCAAACCACCAATTAAACCACATATGATACTGAGtctaggaattgaacccaggccacattggtgggaggccagtgctctcaccaatgtACCATCAACCTACACTTAAGAAGTGGTATTGGATTGAAATCAGAACTGAGCTCTTCTTGTCCTTACCCTTTCATACATCAAAATTTggaactgtacatgtacatgataaGCTGAGAaactttaaattttgaaattcacATTCTTTTTGTGATCTGTCACAGGAGAAGCAGGGCAAGTTAAGAATGGTGACTGTAAGAACAATTTCATTGACCATAGAACTATACACTCAGCTGCATTTAAAGAAGCTCTGCTGCAATCAACTCCTGATTTTGTTAGTTGTGAGGAAAATTGGGATGATGACAACTCAAGCCAAGACAGTGCTTTGGATACTGAGCTCAATTCGAATGCTGCTTTTCAGCAATCAGTTAATCAGACATATGTATCACAGGAGAATGTTTATCTTAATGCAACTTGGAAAAGAGATCTATTAAATGATGAAACATCCTCAGTACATTCTGTTGATTGTGATGCTTGGATTGCGAACCCATTACAAAAGCATATGTCCAGTTCTGTCCATCTTTTATCAGAGAGAGACTGGCTTGATGCCCTTGAATCAGTCTATTTCACGGATATGATTACAGAACTCAAGCAGTTGCTTCCCCGAGCTTTTGATGCTAgcaaaaattgctttgattTTGTGATCTTTGTAGTCAAATTTGCGGACTTTGATATTCAAAGTGGAAAAAAGTCTCTTGCCTACCTGACTCTCGTGGAGTTTGAAGCTTGGCTGAAATCCAAGAGTGAAGGGAGAAGcattgaagaaagaaaattgttaGGTTATTGGCCAACTGATGAACAAAAGGACTTGGCTTTGGAAGTTGTtgtatcatcaacatatttaCTTTTTGAGCCAATAAAGAGAACATTTCAACTAGACGTAGGAGATAATGGTTTCTTGGCAAAACATGTTCGATTTTTGATGCATTCAAAAAGGAAATACAAAGAAGTAAGTTGAATTTATGCTGTTCTCTGACACTGTCACACACTGcttgtttttatcattttttatttgaagtgttAAAAATAAGGTGACCTTTTACCAGAGCAGGAAAAAAATCCCAGGTCCAATAGTAttgtgaaattacaaatttactACCTCAATTGAATTTGATCATCTGGGTGAAAGGAGGGCTACTGGCAGTGACTGACTTTTCAACAACCTTAGCGCAAGTTATCTTCAGATCGAGTCATGTCTTCAGGTCTGGTTGTCAAAACCTCAGTCACTCACAACAGTCGTTCTCTGGACTCCTTTGAACCTGGGTGATCAAATTCCATTGAGGTATAAAACTCCTGGGTTCACTTCAAACCAATTTCAATTTACAAGTCCACTGGGAGTGATTTTGGCACATATGTCCCTACTTTTAATCATAAATCTCTTTGACACCTAAACTGGCCTGACTTAGTATTTTCAGTATTCTGTCTAACCcctgacgattttactcgtcattggggaacccccaggagtcaatgggtattTTACTGGCTTGATGGGCGAATGAAAAATGGTCTAACTAGTCTGAATGTCTGTTGGAAAGATTTTTTTTGATAACTGATTATTCCAACAAGATGAACAAAAAGATGTTTTAAAAGcatatattaattttaaatccaagcaaactgtTTCAGGTAAACTGATGTATTTGATGAGGGAAATTGGTGGGTTACCATTGAACAAATCATCAGGGGTAAGTCCAACTCAAATTTACTAGCCCCACTGGCCTGTACAGTTGTTTACTTCGACCGAGAAGATGAAAAATGGTCTAACTAGTCTGAATGAAAAATGGTCTAACTAGTCTGAATGAAAAATGGTCTAACTAGTCTGAATGTCTGTTGGAAAGATTTT
The sequence above is a segment of the Montipora foliosa isolate CH-2021 chromosome 2, ASM3666993v2, whole genome shotgun sequence genome. Coding sequences within it:
- the LOC137984901 gene encoding thioredoxin-like protein 4B, whose amino-acid sequence is MSYVLNKLNTKKEVDNAIKTCEDKVLVLRFGRENDTVCQQLDDILAKACHDVSRMADIYIVDVDAVSVYTRYFDISLIPATVFFFNGQHMKVDYGTPDHTKFIGSFKIKQDFIDLVEVILRGALRGKLIVTSPIDPRNIPKYNLIYKDI